In a single window of the Melioribacteraceae bacterium genome:
- a CDS encoding glycoside hydrolase family 127 protein → MKFLSLLLLTTATLFSQANSDYPIKPVPFTKVHINDGFWFDRIETNRKVTIPTSIKLCEETGRTDNFAIACGLKDGEFQTKYSFDDSDVYKTIEGASYSLMLKADPHLERKLDSLISLIGKAQEEDGYLFTARTMNSKKMKNQIGEKRFSNLRWSHELYSAGHMYEAAVAHYMATNKKAFIDIAIKNADYLVHTFGEGKIQIPPGHQEIELGLVKLYRLTGKREYLNLAKFFLDIRGKKINGRELWGEYCQDHIPVIEQTEAVGHSVRAAYMYSAMADIAAITSDENYMNALDKIWENVVHKKIYLNGGLGSTGSWEGFGKDYELPNASAYNETCASIANIFWNHRMFLLKGEGKYIDVLERTLYNGLLSGIGISGNKFFYPNVLQSFGTHERASWFECACCPPNVTRLIASIAGYMYAASNNDLYVNLYSANNSEIQLNSSKLKLIQQTNYPWSGVVKLKISEIEGVDKVKINLRIPGWARNEALPGNLYYFVEKSDEKYSIKINGKLIESSVENGYAALESNWKQGDEIELNLPMPIRRVAAHPQVEANKDRVALQVGPLVYAAEWIDNNGYTRNLLLNNNAFLEKEEQTNLLNGMIVIKGKSFGYKLDSTKALSRQEQTFTAIPYYAWAHRGKGEMSVWIANNENAVRPLQAESILANAKISVSNGKNPEIVSDGLEPVKSNDNDTPKFHWWPSKGTTEWIRFEFDKKHEISSVDIYWFDDTGEGECRIPKSWKVFYLQENDEMRQVYATNNEPYGVQKDKYNSVEFETVNTSSIKIVIESQPIYAGGIYEIKLK, encoded by the coding sequence ATGAAATTTCTATCATTATTATTACTAACCACCGCTACTCTATTTTCACAAGCAAACAGTGATTACCCAATTAAACCGGTTCCATTCACTAAAGTGCACATTAATGATGGATTTTGGTTTGATAGAATTGAGACCAACCGAAAAGTTACTATACCAACCTCAATTAAATTGTGTGAAGAAACAGGACGCACCGATAATTTTGCGATTGCGTGCGGATTAAAGGATGGTGAGTTTCAAACAAAATATAGTTTTGATGACTCAGACGTTTACAAAACAATTGAGGGAGCTTCATATTCTTTGATGCTGAAAGCCGATCCTCACCTTGAAAGAAAATTGGATTCACTAATAAGTTTAATTGGAAAAGCTCAAGAAGAAGATGGATATCTTTTTACCGCACGCACTATGAACAGCAAAAAGATGAAAAATCAAATTGGAGAGAAACGTTTTTCTAATCTTAGATGGAGTCATGAATTGTACAGCGCGGGGCATATGTATGAAGCGGCGGTGGCTCACTATATGGCGACAAATAAAAAAGCGTTTATTGATATTGCAATTAAAAATGCCGACTATCTTGTGCATACTTTTGGAGAAGGTAAAATTCAGATTCCACCCGGTCATCAGGAGATTGAACTGGGGCTGGTTAAATTATATAGACTGACAGGGAAAAGAGAATATTTAAATCTTGCTAAATTCTTTTTAGATATTAGAGGCAAAAAAATTAATGGACGTGAATTGTGGGGTGAGTACTGCCAGGATCATATTCCCGTAATAGAACAAACTGAGGCTGTCGGGCATTCTGTTCGCGCCGCATATATGTATTCTGCTATGGCAGATATTGCGGCAATTACAAGTGATGAAAATTATATGAATGCTCTTGATAAAATTTGGGAGAATGTTGTTCATAAAAAAATATACTTGAATGGGGGACTTGGATCAACCGGTTCTTGGGAAGGATTCGGAAAAGATTATGAACTGCCGAACGCGAGTGCATATAATGAAACATGCGCTTCAATCGCTAATATATTTTGGAATCATAGAATGTTTCTATTAAAAGGAGAAGGAAAATATATTGATGTGTTAGAACGAACACTCTATAATGGATTACTTTCCGGAATTGGAATCAGCGGCAATAAATTTTTCTATCCAAATGTACTTCAATCTTTTGGAACTCATGAAAGAGCATCCTGGTTTGAGTGTGCTTGCTGTCCCCCAAATGTTACACGTTTAATCGCTTCAATAGCGGGATACATGTACGCCGCTAGCAATAATGATCTCTATGTTAATCTTTATTCGGCTAATAATTCGGAGATTCAGCTTAACTCTTCAAAATTAAAATTAATTCAGCAAACAAATTATCCATGGAGCGGTGTTGTAAAATTAAAAATATCGGAGATAGAGGGGGTTGATAAAGTAAAGATAAATTTAAGAATTCCTGGTTGGGCAAGGAATGAAGCGCTCCCCGGTAATCTATACTATTTTGTTGAAAAATCAGATGAAAAATATTCAATAAAAATTAATGGCAAATTAATAGAATCAAGCGTTGAGAATGGATATGCTGCTTTAGAATCAAACTGGAAACAAGGAGATGAAATTGAATTAAATCTCCCAATGCCAATAAGAAGGGTAGCGGCACATCCTCAGGTGGAAGCAAATAAAGACCGCGTTGCGCTTCAAGTAGGGCCTCTAGTATATGCCGCAGAGTGGATTGATAATAATGGTTACACGAGAAATTTATTATTGAACAATAACGCTTTTTTAGAAAAGGAAGAGCAAACAAATCTTCTTAATGGAATGATTGTGATTAAAGGAAAATCTTTCGGTTATAAATTAGATTCAACTAAAGCATTATCGAGACAAGAACAGACATTTACCGCAATTCCATATTACGCGTGGGCGCACAGAGGAAAAGGAGAAATGAGCGTTTGGATTGCTAATAACGAAAATGCTGTTCGACCTTTACAGGCGGAGAGTATCTTAGCGAATGCAAAAATTTCCGTGTCGAATGGTAAGAATCCCGAAATTGTTTCTGATGGATTGGAGCCGGTGAAGTCAAATGATAATGATACACCAAAATTTCATTGGTGGCCTAGTAAGGGAACTACGGAATGGATTCGGTTTGAATTTGATAAGAAGCATGAAATTTCGAGCGTTGATATTTATTGGTTTGATGATACCGGCGAAGGGGAATGCAGAATCCCTAAATCATGGAAAGTTTTTTATCTTCAGGAAAATGATGAAATGCGGCAAGTGTACGCAACCAATAATGAACCCTATGGTGTGCAGAAAGACAAATACAACAGTGTTGAATTCGAAACAGTCAACACATCATCAATTAAAATAGTAATTGAATCCCAGCCGATTTATGCCGGGGGAATTTATGAGATAAAACTAAAATAA
- a CDS encoding DUF4905 domain-containing protein: MEKHFNYNSKRQLWRLLISEYDKIIIESRDITTKEVFFDCYDLNTTKTVFKNFQMEEKYWLGIDSVYKNIIYFHRFPKPDMPQHKEIIAFDVDSQNVLWSNSTLTFHFVADDIVYAYTQGFEDRDYFALNYLSGEIVENIGPDYTRINSLRSEQDKSAKWDNYRYPEKLTANIDFSIRALIESITNKYNVTGDVELIHYKTNLLFSFNYVIKENIYSNIFFALEFDSEKELIKVELNEKVTSLFNDSFFIFRNFLFLLKEKNGLIIYKI, translated from the coding sequence ATGGAAAAGCATTTTAATTATAATTCAAAACGACAGCTGTGGAGATTGTTGATTTCGGAGTATGATAAAATAATTATTGAATCGCGAGATATTACAACTAAGGAAGTGTTTTTTGATTGTTACGATTTAAATACTACTAAGACAGTCTTTAAGAATTTTCAGATGGAGGAAAAGTATTGGCTGGGGATCGATTCTGTGTATAAAAATATTATTTACTTTCATAGATTTCCAAAGCCAGATATGCCTCAGCATAAAGAAATAATTGCTTTTGATGTTGATTCCCAAAATGTTTTGTGGAGCAATTCAACATTAACATTTCATTTTGTTGCAGATGATATTGTTTACGCATACACTCAAGGATTTGAAGACAGAGATTATTTTGCGTTGAATTATCTATCAGGGGAGATTGTTGAAAATATTGGTCCGGATTACACAAGAATCAACTCACTGCGAAGCGAACAAGATAAATCTGCAAAGTGGGATAATTATCGTTACCCCGAAAAATTAACAGCAAATATTGATTTTTCTATTCGAGCATTGATTGAATCAATAACCAATAAATATAATGTCACCGGTGATGTTGAGCTAATCCACTATAAAACTAACCTGTTATTTTCCTTCAACTATGTGATTAAAGAGAATATCTATTCTAATATTTTTTTTGCGCTTGAATTCGATTCGGAGAAAGAATTAATAAAAGTTGAACTCAATGAAAAGGTTACAAGTTTATTTAACGATTCCTTCTTCATATTTAGAAACTTTTTATTTCTGCTAAAGGAAAAGAACGGTTTAATAATTTATAAGATATAA
- the thrC gene encoding threonine synthase, whose translation MRYYSTRNKTEFNSFKEALLGGLAKDGGLYMPESIPRLSQKYFDEIENYSFQQIALEIAKHFIGDEIPQAKLEEIIYDAINFDAPLNYLTDELAILELFHGPTLAFKDFGARFMARTMEYFVRGNDDELVILVATSGDTGSAVANGFFAIEGIKVYVLYPQGKVSFIQEKQLTTLDKNITAVEVKGTFDDCQRLVKSAFVDNDLRTKVNLSSANSINISRLIPQSFYYFNAYRQVKDKSKKIIISIPSGNLGNLTAGLIAKKMGLPIYKFIGATNSNNVFTEFIETANFSPRESVLTLSNAMDVGNPSNLERINELYSNKIELIRDAVFSSSFDDNSTKEGIKNIYEKFNYIIDPHGAVGYLSLIDYVDKNKISNYTGIVAETAHPAKFKDAVEEVIGREVKIPIQLAESINKEKKSILLENNLAHLKEILL comes from the coding sequence ATGCGCTATTATAGTACAAGAAATAAAACAGAATTCAACTCATTTAAGGAAGCGCTTCTTGGAGGATTAGCTAAAGATGGGGGACTGTATATGCCGGAATCGATTCCCCGCCTTTCACAAAAATATTTTGATGAAATAGAGAATTATTCCTTTCAGCAAATTGCGTTGGAAATAGCAAAACACTTTATTGGTGATGAAATTCCCCAGGCTAAACTTGAGGAAATAATTTATGATGCAATAAATTTTGACGCTCCTTTAAATTACTTGACTGATGAGCTTGCGATTCTCGAATTGTTTCACGGACCAACGCTGGCTTTTAAAGATTTTGGCGCACGTTTTATGGCGCGAACAATGGAATACTTTGTTCGAGGGAATGATGATGAATTGGTGATTCTTGTTGCTACTTCGGGCGATACAGGAAGTGCTGTAGCCAATGGGTTTTTTGCTATTGAGGGAATTAAGGTTTATGTGCTTTATCCACAAGGAAAGGTAAGCTTTATTCAGGAAAAGCAGCTAACCACACTTGATAAGAATATAACAGCTGTAGAAGTTAAAGGTACCTTTGATGATTGTCAGAGACTAGTAAAAAGTGCTTTTGTTGATAATGATTTAAGAACAAAAGTAAATTTAAGCTCGGCAAATTCAATTAATATCTCACGACTCATTCCACAATCGTTTTATTATTTTAACGCTTACAGACAAGTAAAAGATAAATCAAAAAAAATAATTATATCTATACCCTCGGGTAATTTGGGGAATTTAACTGCTGGCTTGATAGCTAAAAAAATGGGATTGCCCATTTACAAATTTATTGGAGCTACAAATTCCAATAATGTTTTTACAGAATTTATTGAAACCGCAAATTTCTCCCCCCGCGAATCAGTGCTTACTCTTTCCAACGCAATGGATGTTGGCAACCCAAGTAATCTTGAGAGAATTAACGAGTTATATTCAAATAAAATTGAGTTGATTCGTGATGCGGTTTTTTCATCAAGCTTCGATGATAATTCTACTAAAGAGGGAATAAAAAACATTTACGAAAAATTTAATTATATAATTGATCCTCATGGTGCAGTTGGCTACTTATCGCTGATTGATTATGTTGATAAAAATAAGATTAGCAATTACACCGGCATTGTTGCCGAAACCGCACATCCCGCTAAGTTTAAAGACGCCGTTGAAGAAGTGATCGGCAGAGAAGTTAAAATTCCAATCCAACTCGCCGAATCGATTAATAAAGAAAAAAAATCAATTCTATTAGAAAACAATCTTGCCCATCTCAAAGAGATTCTATTGTAA
- the amrA gene encoding AmmeMemoRadiSam system protein A — translation MNLTHEEKTILLSAARSSIESIFSKMKVETPDYEKYPSLKINAGAFVTLTEYNSLRGCIGYIISDQPLFDTVCDAAIQAAIHDPRFPRLSESELPNIKIEISVLSPPFKMHSYDEIVIGKHGLILEENSARGLLLPQVPIEHNMNRDQFLDAICKKSGLPKKYWQTKQLKLKGFTAEVFSEEIILGE, via the coding sequence ATGAACCTGACTCACGAAGAAAAAACTATTCTCCTTTCGGCGGCCCGATCATCAATCGAATCAATTTTTAGCAAGATGAAAGTTGAAACTCCCGATTATGAAAAATATCCCTCTCTTAAAATAAACGCGGGTGCCTTTGTAACGCTTACTGAATATAATTCCTTGCGAGGTTGTATTGGATACATAATATCTGATCAGCCTCTTTTTGATACAGTTTGTGACGCGGCAATCCAAGCGGCGATACATGATCCACGATTTCCAAGATTATCGGAAAGCGAACTTCCTAATATAAAAATTGAAATATCTGTTCTATCCCCACCTTTCAAAATGCATTCTTATGATGAAATAGTAATTGGCAAACATGGTTTAATTCTTGAAGAAAATAGCGCGCGTGGATTGCTTTTACCACAAGTACCTATTGAACACAATATGAACCGCGATCAATTCCTTGATGCCATTTGTAAAAAAAGCGGTCTTCCAAAAAAATACTGGCAAACAAAACAATTAAAACTAAAGGGCTTTACAGCGGAAGTATTTAGTGAAGAAATTATATTGGGAGAATAG
- a CDS encoding alpha/beta hydrolase, whose protein sequence is MKSKIVLIIILCLTTQLFSIESKVKSKDGVEIVFSKYGDGKPAIVLVHGWSCDQSYWKNQVEELAQNYTVVTIDLAGHGLSGLERKNYTMDLFGEDVAAVVNSLKLNKVILAGHSMGGSVVIYAANKLKDKTIGIIGVDTFQSLGEEFPAEQREAFLKPFKENFIETAKWFVGTMFPKNADPELVKSIIEDMSSAPSEVALSAMENMFSDNGTEQLAQLSVPIISINCDLWPVGIENNRKLVKSFELKMMEGYGHFIMMENPKMFNLLFTESINELTK, encoded by the coding sequence ATGAAATCAAAAATTGTTTTGATAATCATTTTATGTTTAACAACACAGTTGTTCTCGATTGAATCAAAGGTAAAATCTAAAGATGGTGTTGAGATCGTGTTTTCAAAATATGGCGATGGAAAGCCCGCGATTGTTTTAGTGCATGGATGGAGCTGTGACCAATCATATTGGAAAAATCAAGTTGAAGAGTTAGCTCAAAATTATACGGTAGTAACTATTGATTTAGCAGGACATGGATTATCGGGTTTGGAAAGGAAAAATTATACAATGGATTTATTTGGAGAGGATGTAGCCGCAGTTGTAAATAGCCTAAAACTTAATAAAGTAATTCTAGCTGGTCATTCAATGGGAGGCTCAGTTGTTATTTATGCTGCGAATAAATTAAAGGATAAAACAATTGGAATCATTGGAGTTGATACTTTTCAATCATTGGGGGAGGAGTTTCCCGCCGAGCAACGTGAAGCTTTTCTGAAACCATTTAAAGAAAATTTTATTGAGACTGCAAAATGGTTTGTAGGAACCATGTTTCCTAAAAACGCTGATCCCGAATTGGTAAAAAGTATAATTGAAGATATGTCATCTGCGCCTTCTGAAGTAGCTCTCAGTGCAATGGAAAATATGTTTTCCGATAATGGAACTGAACAGTTAGCGCAGTTATCAGTTCCTATCATATCAATTAATTGTGATTTATGGCCGGTTGGTATAGAGAACAACCGGAAATTAGTAAAATCGTTTGAGCTAAAAATGATGGAAGGTTATGGACATTTTATAATGATGGAAAATCCAAAGATGTTTAATCTTCTCTTCACAGAATCAATAAACGAGTTAACAAAGTAA
- a CDS encoding homoserine kinase, with the protein MGNKSIKISAPGSVSNVGPGFDIMGFALDSPVDEVVLRLNTKGKVVITKITGDGGKIPYDITKNTATVALISMMKKLNAGFGVDVEVRKKIGLGSGLGSSAASAVAAVYGLNELLDQPFSKDELIEFAMDGEAVASGSYHADNVAPCLYGGFIIIKSYDPLDIIRIKAPSDLWCAVVHPQFEIKTSEARKILPKEVLLKKAISQWGNVAGLVAGLTTSNYKLIGRSIKDEIIEPVRAKLIIGFDQIKKSAIDNGALGCSISGSGPSIFALCDSQITAVKVARAMRTTVTKTGNRSKIYVSQVNEVGPKVI; encoded by the coding sequence ATGGGAAATAAGAGTATTAAAATTAGTGCTCCCGGAAGCGTTTCAAATGTTGGCCCCGGTTTCGACATAATGGGATTCGCGTTAGATAGTCCGGTTGATGAAGTTGTCCTGCGGCTAAATACTAAAGGTAAAGTAGTAATAACAAAAATTACCGGCGATGGTGGAAAGATTCCATATGACATTACAAAAAACACGGCAACGGTTGCTCTTATTTCGATGATGAAAAAATTAAATGCCGGATTTGGCGTTGATGTTGAAGTAAGAAAAAAAATAGGTTTAGGTAGCGGACTTGGTTCCAGTGCCGCAAGCGCAGTAGCGGCTGTTTATGGTTTAAATGAACTGCTTGATCAACCCTTTAGTAAAGATGAACTGATTGAATTTGCGATGGATGGTGAAGCTGTAGCTTCCGGTTCTTATCATGCCGATAATGTTGCTCCATGTCTTTATGGTGGTTTTATAATTATAAAAAGCTACGATCCCCTTGATATTATTAGAATAAAAGCACCAAGTGATTTATGGTGTGCGGTAGTTCATCCTCAATTCGAAATTAAAACTTCGGAAGCTAGAAAAATATTACCAAAAGAAGTATTGCTGAAAAAGGCAATTAGTCAATGGGGAAATGTGGCGGGATTAGTGGCGGGATTAACCACAAGCAATTACAAGTTAATTGGAAGATCAATCAAAGATGAAATAATTGAGCCGGTTAGAGCTAAGCTTATAATTGGTTTTGATCAAATCAAAAAATCTGCAATCGATAATGGCGCGCTCGGCTGTTCCATTTCAGGTTCCGGCCCCTCTATTTTTGCTTTATGCGATTCTCAGATTACCGCTGTAAAAGTTGCAAGAGCAATGAGAACAACAGTAACAAAAACGGGAAATAGATCAAAAATTTATGTTTCTCAGGTTAATGAAGTTGGTCCAAAGGTAATTTGA
- the thrA gene encoding bifunctional aspartate kinase/homoserine dehydrogenase I: MKVLKFGGSSVGNPARIASVISILENYIAKKIEFAVVFSAFQTVTDKLIATANKAFKRDETYLHDLNQVKLIHHEAVQKLISKSITDSTAFKVADLLRELEEVLTGVFLVKELTPRSLDFIMSFGERLSCTIIADAMKSRNIDAEYLDARKIVKTDDSFGTARVNFEKTNLNIVNYFSEHKSIQVITGFIGSTELNETATLGRGGSDYTASIFGAALNSEEIEIWTDVDGILTADPRKVPSAFSLESVTYLEAMELSHFGAKVIYPPTMRPAQLRKIPIRIKNTFNPEHNGTLISGKDTGGEFSVKGITSIDDISLLQISGSGMVGVVGIASRIFSALAKEKINIIMITQASSEHTVCLAVAPQSGERAKAVIEEEFKWEIRDGMIDEVVIEKNLSIIAIVGEDMRHTPGISGKVFKALGSNGVNIIAIAQGSSELNISVVINKNTLTKAMNVLHDSLFFDKQKNINLFVVGTGLVGGAFLDLIATENIYPTDISKAKLKLIGIANIEKMVWDKKGMDPKKWRNLIDNSTDKSNIKKFIDIIKEFGFSNSVVVDCTASKIVVENYCDLLLHGISVVTPNKIANSQNFENYKELRSSAKKGKSQFRYSTNVGAALPIIGSLRELITNGDEIIKIEGVLSGTLSYIFNSLRESSKFSEIVKDAKSKGFTEPDPRDDLNGLDMARKILILMREVGINMNLENVKIEKLISPEAEKAASIDEFFKILKKDDDKFNMMKEEALAEGKTLCYIAKYEKGEASLSIQKIDKNHPFSNLHGSDNIVTFTTKRYSVRPLTIQGPGAGADITASGILSDILRIANSIN, from the coding sequence ATGAAAGTACTTAAATTTGGTGGTTCTTCGGTGGGTAATCCCGCAAGAATTGCTTCAGTCATTTCTATTTTAGAAAACTATATCGCAAAAAAAATTGAATTCGCAGTTGTTTTTTCTGCGTTTCAAACAGTAACCGATAAATTAATTGCTACTGCAAATAAAGCATTTAAACGCGATGAAACGTATCTGCATGATTTAAATCAGGTAAAATTAATTCATCACGAAGCGGTTCAAAAATTAATCAGTAAATCCATTACAGATTCTACCGCTTTTAAGGTTGCTGATCTTTTGCGTGAACTTGAAGAAGTATTGACGGGAGTATTTTTAGTTAAAGAGCTAACTCCACGTTCGCTGGATTTTATCATGAGTTTCGGAGAGAGGCTTTCCTGTACAATTATTGCAGATGCCATGAAAAGCAGAAATATAGATGCTGAATATTTGGACGCGAGAAAAATAGTTAAAACAGATGATAGTTTTGGAACAGCTAGAGTTAATTTTGAGAAAACCAACCTCAATATTGTAAATTATTTTTCTGAGCACAAAAGCATTCAGGTAATTACTGGTTTTATTGGTTCTACCGAGTTAAATGAAACAGCAACTCTTGGAAGAGGGGGATCAGATTATACGGCTTCAATTTTTGGTGCGGCATTAAATTCAGAGGAAATAGAAATATGGACAGATGTTGATGGAATTTTAACCGCTGATCCGCGCAAAGTTCCAAGCGCATTTTCTCTTGAATCGGTTACTTACTTAGAAGCTATGGAATTATCTCACTTTGGCGCAAAAGTAATTTATCCTCCTACTATGCGTCCCGCTCAACTTAGGAAAATACCAATCCGAATAAAAAACACATTTAATCCCGAACACAATGGAACATTAATTTCGGGAAAAGATACAGGTGGAGAATTTAGTGTTAAGGGAATTACTTCGATTGATGATATATCATTGCTTCAAATTTCGGGAAGCGGAATGGTGGGGGTAGTTGGAATCGCGTCAAGAATATTTAGCGCATTAGCGAAAGAAAAAATAAATATTATAATGATTACACAAGCCTCATCCGAACATACTGTGTGTCTTGCTGTGGCGCCTCAAAGCGGTGAACGCGCTAAAGCGGTTATTGAGGAAGAGTTTAAGTGGGAAATCCGTGACGGAATGATTGATGAAGTAGTAATTGAAAAGAATTTATCAATCATTGCAATTGTTGGCGAAGATATGAGACACACACCGGGTATCTCCGGAAAAGTATTTAAAGCCCTCGGTAGTAACGGTGTGAATATTATTGCTATAGCGCAGGGCTCATCCGAATTAAATATTTCAGTTGTTATAAATAAAAATACTCTTACTAAAGCAATGAATGTTTTGCATGATTCTCTTTTCTTCGATAAACAAAAGAATATAAATCTGTTTGTAGTTGGAACTGGATTGGTGGGTGGAGCCTTTCTCGATTTAATAGCGACTGAGAATATTTATCCTACTGATATCTCAAAAGCAAAATTAAAATTAATCGGTATCGCTAATATTGAGAAGATGGTTTGGGATAAAAAGGGAATGGATCCTAAAAAGTGGAGAAACTTAATTGATAACTCCACTGATAAATCAAATATTAAAAAGTTTATTGATATTATTAAAGAATTTGGTTTTTCTAATTCAGTGGTTGTTGATTGTACGGCGAGCAAAATTGTTGTTGAAAATTATTGTGATCTTCTTTTGCATGGGATATCGGTTGTAACACCAAATAAAATTGCGAATTCGCAAAACTTTGAGAATTATAAAGAATTAAGATCCTCTGCTAAAAAAGGAAAATCTCAATTTAGATACAGCACTAATGTTGGAGCGGCATTGCCAATCATCGGTTCTTTGCGAGAATTAATTACCAACGGTGATGAAATAATAAAAATTGAAGGCGTTCTCTCCGGAACATTGAGTTATATATTTAATTCGTTAAGAGAATCCTCAAAGTTCTCTGAAATTGTTAAAGATGCAAAATCTAAAGGATTTACTGAACCAGACCCACGAGATGATTTAAATGGTCTTGATATGGCACGAAAAATATTAATTCTGATGAGAGAGGTTGGAATTAATATGAATCTTGAAAATGTAAAAATTGAAAAGCTTATCTCCCCCGAAGCTGAAAAAGCAGCTTCAATTGACGAATTCTTCAAAATACTAAAAAAGGATGACGATAAATTTAATATGATGAAAGAAGAAGCATTAGCTGAGGGGAAAACATTGTGCTATATTGCAAAATATGAGAAGGGAGAAGCAAGTCTCAGCATACAAAAAATCGATAAGAATCATCCTTTTTCAAATTTACATGGAAGTGATAACATTGTAACATTTACAACAAAAAGATATTCCGTGCGCCCTTTAACTATACAGGGTCCGGGTGCCGGAGCTGATATTACCGCGTCGGGTATTTTATCTGATATTTTACGAATAGCTAATTCAATAAATTAA
- the amrB gene encoding AmmeMemoRadiSam system protein B: protein MKIVREPVVAGIFYPDSKSELEKEINLLLEITKPEKRFERIFGLVSPHAGFPYSGKTAAYAYNTLIGKDFDKVIVISPSHREYFPGISIYNGEAYKTPIGEIKLNKEMINKLIEDESFIFKGINGHRQEHALEVQLPFLQTVLKEFTLIPIVMGDQRREYVEILAEKIASVYDNKTIIIASSDLSHFHDRKKSNSLDVQVEKNISTMNYEKLIDDLERNKCEACGGGPISVLLRSAHIKGYKNAEVLYRTDSGETTGDMSGVVGYLSAVIYA from the coding sequence ATGAAAATAGTACGTGAACCCGTCGTCGCAGGTATTTTCTATCCCGATTCAAAATCAGAGTTGGAGAAAGAAATAAATTTACTTCTAGAGATCACAAAACCGGAAAAAAGATTTGAGCGAATTTTCGGCTTGGTTTCACCACATGCTGGATTTCCATATTCGGGTAAAACGGCAGCCTATGCATATAATACACTTATAGGTAAAGACTTTGATAAGGTAATAGTAATTTCTCCAAGTCACCGGGAATATTTTCCTGGAATTTCAATTTACAACGGAGAGGCATACAAAACTCCAATTGGTGAAATAAAATTAAATAAGGAAATGATAAATAAGTTGATCGAAGATGAGAGTTTCATATTCAAAGGAATCAATGGACACAGACAAGAACATGCGCTCGAGGTTCAGCTTCCTTTTCTTCAAACCGTTTTAAAAGAATTTACACTAATACCAATTGTAATGGGGGATCAGAGAAGAGAATATGTAGAGATACTGGCAGAGAAAATAGCTTCTGTTTATGATAATAAAACAATAATAATCGCCAGTTCGGATCTATCTCATTTTCACGATAGAAAAAAATCTAATAGCCTTGATGTTCAGGTTGAAAAAAATATCAGCACTATGAACTATGAAAAATTAATTGATGATCTCGAAAGAAATAAATGTGAAGCATGCGGTGGTGGTCCAATTTCAGTTTTACTTAGATCAGCGCATATCAAAGGATATAAGAATGCTGAAGTGCTATACAGAACTGACTCGGGTGAAACCACAGGAGATATGTCCGGAGTAGTTGGATATTTGAGCGCGGTTATTTATGCTTAA